TGAATGCAAATGCATCATATATACAAATCAAAATCTATATTTATTGAACTTAcccatatattttataattataaataaactttATACTCGACAATCTGAACATGCTATTTTGAGATGGGTAGAGTTGAACTCTTACGGCATTTTGTTCTTTgacatttatatttgaaaatttatttgcCCTGAGCACGAAAATTAAGACATTTATTGTGTGGATGGAAGCAAAGCAAACTTATTAGTATAATCTATTTTACACCTTAAATACCATACTGTTgcttgaataaaaatgaaagactTTTAATGTATTTCATGCACATGagcaaaatagtaaaatttcaatttccaatGAAAAAGTCCAAAGACAGGTTGTTGGGAGGGTGAATTAGAAGTAAAAAACATGTAAGTACATAAAAGTTTGGGTGACATCCATTTGATCTTTagaaagaattaaataatctgATTCAAGctcatatattaataaattatcatGGTAATGAATGGTAAGTATTTTagtacaaaatttatatagtgAAATAGAGATACTCCatagttaaaaaatattaggaaATGAAACCCATCTTATTAGAGACCATTTATAATTccgaatttttttattgacataCCCAAAACAATTCCATAAATCAGGCCCAAAATGATTTCATTAATCAGGTCCAAATACTAAACTCGACACAAGAGAATTCATTTTGTAGCCCAAAAGAAATTAGGACAATTTGTTGTGGacgatggagtattatttatttatttaggaGTAGATTTTAGAGCATACTCAGTAACCAACTAAACAATGATACAAGAGATCCATGTAGATATaccattcaaaatcaatttcattAACAGAGGTACAATTGAATATAGCTATTAATACATAAAACCTGCAAAGGGTAACAAAAGATCAACAGAACCTCTGCATAGTGTTCTAACTTCCTCTGCAATAATGTTCATCATCAACATTTCCTGCTCCCTTCCCACCATGGTCAGAAGAACGATCGAGGATTGCTATCTTGTGCTGTTTTAAGCCTTAAATCGCCTGAACTCGAACCATACCTCGTAGTGGTTGAAGAGCAAACTATCATGTGTATGCTTGCCTTTATATTCGAGGCCCAGATCAGTCAGCCTTTTCGTGCATTCTTCACCTCCCAGACGGGAGCAGAACTTGACGTTATGTGAGACAAAGATTCGGCCTTCTAGAGGCTTCAGCCGACCAACCAACCTCTCCAGACCAGTCCACACGAGCTTGTCGGGAATATGGAGGAAAACAGCACTGGCATATATCAAATCATACACAGTATCAGACCCAAACTTACTGAAATCCATGTCTTCGCCTCTTACAATCAGAGGGCGCTTGTACAACAAGCCTTGTGATGGAAGCTCGTAGCGTAGTGCAGCCATTAGAGAGAGCTCGTCCCTTTCTAGGCAGTGGAAATGCTCTGGAACTAAGTACCGTATAAAATGCAGGCCAACACGAAGTGTGCCACACCCGATCTCAAGAACTCTTGAATTAGGTGTTAGACGGGTCGAATCTGCAAGAAATTCAAATACATCCCTTCCACCTGCCCAAGGCTCCCCGTAGTTGCTGTGGTGTTCTTCTACAAGTAGCTCACCGGGACAAGGAAGGGCAGTATGGTTGTTAGCATCTTCTCCTTCATAGTGAGATATGCCTTTGAAGTTTAGAAGATCCTGGAGCTGCTGTTGGCGGGTACGGGGGTTTATGCCCTTGCGTAGAATGTTCTGCTGCATATGTAATCCATTGGCTTCAACCCGACTCTTCAACCAATCTATGTCCTCAGCTGAAGTTGAAACACGCTCTCCACCTATCTTGCTGCTGTAGTCCACAGTTGGGGCGGAGCAAGAGCAAGGAGCAGAGGGGGGTGAGCCGGTTGATAGCAAGAAGAATAAGAGGATTGCAAAAGCTGCAGCTGATAGAACTAAGCTGGGAATGGAAATCACCACTCCCTTTGACGGAAGCAGTGCCATCCGGCAATCAGTGAATCTGGGATTTCCCAGACCCTTATGCTTCTGACCGGAACCTTAGCTGGATTTTAAGATTCTACAAACAAACTGGGATTTAGAATACAATCTAACTAAAACGGAGCTTATCTTCTCAAAGTAATCAAATCGTTTGGTGAAATGATTGTTACATTTGAAACACTGATACCTAAATTCAAAGCATAAATACATCCAGATAAGAATATACTACGAGCAATGTTCTACAGTTTAACTATCACCTCAGTAAATTGAAGACATACAAATGGCTCAAACTCATCCAATAAATTAAGGGcattacttcattatcatgATGGATTGAATCTGAAGTTGGTTCAGGATGATGGCAAGATATCAGTTAACAGAATCTTGTGCTTTTCCCTCTGCATTCGGCTGTCTCTCGATACCCTCCAACTCATACTCTTAAATAAACCACAAATTTAGAAGCTAATTCAAACTTAGCAAGCATTATCAACATCTGCAATATCTTGAAATTTGAACGTTTGATGCATAAACAGAGCGTGAAGTTTTTGTCAGATTATTAAGTGGATTAGGATCTGCTTATTCTAACACTGAAATATGATTTCAATCAACTACATTGCACCTACCTATGAAAGCAAGATAGCTACAGTCTAATCCTAATTTTGCATTTCTCATCACTTCATCGAATACTTGACAAATTGAGCTTCATTAACTACACAAAAAATGCAGCTACCAGCATCAAGCATATGATTTTCAAACACATATATCAGAAAAGCATGTAAAAActcctaaattaaaataaatcagcCAGTTCCGAAGGGATTTCCATCCAAATTACATAAACGAAAGGTGTCCAAAGCTCTCCGATTATAAGAAATTCAGAATCAACAAACTTTCAGAAGGAACCTCAAGTACGCTGAAATCGAATAATTGAAGCAAAAAATCTTACTTCAATATCACGGATAACTGCAACGCAATGCGGAAAGCCTAAACCGATTAGCTTCCAGAATGCAGAAAAGGTTGAGATTTAGTAGAGACGGTTGCTCGATTGAGAGCGTCGGGAATCAGTCATCAATGGCGGATCTCGTCGCCGATGAATTGGAGAAGCGATAATATCAGTGGCGGTGATTTCATCTCAGATTTGCAGCCAAGGCTAGTAAAGAcattcaaagaaaatatggagGGTAGTGTTGGTATTTTTGTGATAGTTTGCtcgttttattttcttacatttgttataaatatttatatttattgttctACAATAATTATACCAATAGCCGAATAGGACTAGAGGTCACCAAACCGAACCGGCTCGGCTGAACCGGCTCGGAACTGtcaccggcggttcggaaccgtgaacCGGAACTGCGGtgacggttcggaaccggataAGGTTCGGCGGTTCCGacgggccggttcaggttctcaagaaatgaagaaccgtaaccggcggttcgcCGGAAACTGGCGGCTTGCCGGTTCCGGCAGGCTTTTCAGGCGGCAGGCGTAGGGGTGCAGAAACCGGCGACCAAACCGGCGGTTTGGTTGGAAACCGGCCAGAAACCGCTGGTTCCGGCAGCTTTTTCAGGCGGTCAGGCGTAGGGTTGCAGAACGGGCAGAAACCGGCGAccaaaccgccggttttgTCAGAAACCGGCCAGAAACCGACGGTTCCGGCGGTAAACCGGccgttttcaaaattttgaaattcaaatttttttttattttttttatttattaaatctgattttttctcctataaataccccatCTCCccttcatttctactcaccccattcttgtgttaacaagaatttctcttctcaatctcacaatttctctcatctctatcttcattctctctaatTGCTCAAGTTGTTTACTCTAATATATGTGCAAATTGTTCTTATAATTTACAGTTTACTTCAATTGTCtatcataataatatcatCCCTCACTACTCTAGttatactctctctttattttttaatttgcaaaAAATGTCTTCATCTCGTCGTGGTGGTGATCGGGGCAAGAGAATTGCCCAAGACCAAGATCAAAGTGGTCGTCGGAAATCAAGGCGCCCTAGTCGTCGTGAGGTTATGGATGAGGTTTCCCGACAAACCGCTATGCGTTTGCAAGTAAGTTGttcgaatattaattttacaaattctttttaaattcacaagtcacaactatatataatatataaatatattcttgtttttggtactatatattatttataccgtttgtatataatatttgcAGGCCGAAGAAGATCATAGGGCTGCCATGGTACTTAGCCACATGAGTGGCGGCACCGGCGGCGAATGTTATGAGTCTTATCACTCTTATAACTACGTGAATTTATCATCCGACGACGACGATGGTAATGGTGGAACTGGAGGTGGAGGATCTGAACAATATCCTCCGACGAGCGCCGGACAAGTTGGTGAAAATGATGAAGCGGTTCCTCCTCCTGAAACTCAAACCGGGCGGGGTAAGACTAATAAGAAGGCGTTGAAATcggatatttttgttaaacattataaaaaagtcCCGGTACTAGATCCAACCACTCAACAAGAGACCAATGAATTTGTCACATATTGTAACTATTGAGATAAATTCTACCCCTTTTTTACCGGTGGGGGCTATGGTACTCTCCATCGTCATTTAAAGGCAAAGCATCCGATCGAATATGGGACCGCCAAATCCCAAACCCAACTAAACTTCCCGTCCGGTGCGTCTGAAACAACAGGTACGcctctttttaaatatgatcatAAAGTCGCTCAAGATGCTATGGTTAGATGGGCTGCAATGAAGCATTtgcctttcaatttttttgatgacaaaaaatatgaagttaCTATGCAAACCGCTTTTAATGTCGGTGCTAAAAGAATACCCCCAACTTCACATCAAAGATCTAACAACAAACAATTTTTTGAGAAGCAAAGAGAAGTAACACGTTTTTTGTCCACTTTGGGTCACAAACTAAACATTTGCTCTGATGTGTGGACTGATGCTTTTCAAAGAAATTCTTATATTGGCATTACATGTCATTTTGTGGACAATAGTTGGATGTTGCACAAGCGTTTGATTGGTTTTAGACAATTTCCTACGCCACACACTGCACCGCAATTGCTGCtataattattcaagttttgaatgaatatagaTTGTGCAATAAGGTCTTTTCTGTTGGTTTTGATAATGCAACCGCTAACACTGCAAGTATTGCCGACTTATTTGCGGCTTGTGCCCCggttataaatggtaagtattttcatcaaagatgcatttgtcatattttaaatttatgtgtacAAGATGCTCTTTCTTTGTGGCAAAAGCATGTTGATCCTATTAGAACTACCGTAAATTTGATCCATTGGAAGCCTCAAATTGGTAAGAATTAGAAGAAATATtgtcatcaaaagaaaatcaGGTACACAAATTTTTCTATTGATGTGTCTACTAGATGGAACTCCACATATGATTGTTTGAACTCTACTTTGGAGCATATagattatttgattgatttttttagaactTATCCCGTTGATGATTTATATCTATCGCATGCATGTTGGGAGCAAAGCATGAGTTTGTTTAAGTTGTTCAAAGGTTTCAAAAATGCGACTGTTGAGTTATCGGGTGTTTATTATTGCACATCTGTTCGTGTTTTAGAGCATTGCATGTATATATCACTTGGTTTTAAGACGGCTATGAAAAATTCCGTTACAAATCCTGAGTTGATGTgtgttttatattatatgattgaCAAATGGCTTAAGTATTTCAGTGAGATTCCAACTGTGTTTTTAAGTGCAAAGGTTTTGGAtccgaaatggaaattagtcGGTACCTTGaagattttagaattttattacaaCAATTTGAGTTCTATTGACCTTCAACCACTTCGGTCTTTGCAATCGGACACCAATGAGGACTACAACATAAATTTGTCCGAAACATTCCAAATAAACCTCCCCAATCTCTCCTTCATCAAACATgcatttgagtttgagttgcgAACTCTCTTTGCCGAATACGAAGCCAAGTACAACAGTACCCACCAAGTGAGACAACGACCCACCCCTCATCAACAACATAGTTTTGGGTTCTTTCAAGTTGATGACCCCGACGCACAATCCCAATTGGCCGACCTATACGGTTACACCACCAGCGGCAGTTCGTCGGCAAGGACGGTAAGTGAgttagatttatattttgactcACGTTTTTCTTTGAATGAAGATGAAGGTTCCGTTCCCAACCAAATCGACGTCCACGATTGGTAGGGAACACATGAGAAAGATTTTTCCATACTTGCATCAATGGCCAAAgagattttttcaatttcggCTTCCACTGTCGCCGTCGAGTCCGCTTTTAGTGTTGGAGGCAACATCTTGGACGATAGAAGAAGTAGACTATCTGgccaaaaaaatatggaagccACCATGTTACTTGACGATTGGTGTTCGGCTGACATTAGAGACCAAGAGCTAGATTGGAACACCCAAGTACAAACCGACCAAGACTACTACCccgacgaagaagaagaagaacaataACAATGAGGTGGAGTGGAAGGTCTACCGCCGATTTCCGAATAGGTAAGTAAGGTAAGAGAACTACGTGGACTTTGATTCCTTAATGTAATTGAGCATTAAGGATACGTAGGCAACCCaacttaaatattaaatttaagttgggctcaagtcattttcctttatttctttatttttttcaattgtttcaactttaaaatatacaaatacaattatataattgtatttgtatatactctAATCGGTGAAGAAGACTTCTCTATAAAACTAAATCCGGGAGACTTTTGACAATTCTACCATGATTGgttaaattaaactcaacaaTTAAGGTTGAATTGCTAAAGGTATCCTCAATTTAGTTATCTAGAAACATCTCCTTCGCCGactaagagtatatatatatatatatactatctatttacatttataatttattattttttacttcaagtttttttatttaaattgttatacaAGCTAACAAACATGTATTATGTTATGTATTAAGTCTTTTGactcttttgtaatttcaattttcaacatttgtatttgtaatatcgacatatcgttcaaatttgtataattgtatcaataaaattccaattgtCCAACTCCAATGTCGACTTCTACTCTATTTGTCAATTGAATTGTCATTctcgttttatttatttattcgataGTAAAAGACTACAACTACAAggtgtaatttgtaattagtactataaataaataaatttaaaaaaaataaaaaaaataaaaaaataaaactaacttGAACCGGCGGTCCaaacctgaaccggcccggAACCGTCTGGAAACCGCCGGTCTTGAACCGACTATGTACCGTGTATGAATCGGTtcaagaaccggaaccgccggaacctaggcgggccggttcaggttcagCATTTTTACGAACCTGAACCGCCGATTCCGAACTGGGAACCGGCAGTTCTTGAACCGTGGTGACCtctaaataggagtatattctTTATAGGATTTTTTGTTCCTCTTATGggttaaaaatttgaaagaaattcAATTGGTATTCACTAAACAGAATTGGGGTCAATAATTCTGTAAATTACTTAAAGattaaatagtaattttaaaaactaataacattaatagtaattgttttgaaaaatcttagagatcaaaataaatgtataaataaaaacaaatgctATCATTATACGTGCTCGGTTGTCACAACTAATTATCATATCTGGCTATGACaaattatcacatgattataTGAAATTGCGAgattcaatcttatgaaccaaatacaatatataattaatctcaagatttaattttgtcaatCGAACAGTCTCgtagatttaattattcatctaTCTTGGAgctttatgaaaaaaaatgagctaaaattgtgttattgtcatgttttagttaatttatcTTACCTGCTATATCGCACATAaatgtatacatatatgtgACACTACAACCAAAAAAGCATTCACATCATATCATCTTATTTGTATGACtagaaaattatcaataatcaCAAAACCAAAAGAGTCAAAGTCTAATTAATTCACACCTTCGTAGTCGAATTAGTTTCGAATAAAGTGGAGATTCAGTTGAAGTGAAGTTATGATCAACTCAAGAACTGAGGTTTAATTGTTCATTTCCTTCTTATTTTTAACCatctcttttttatattttactatgcaatggaaatttttatgttgtgtaaaattgatatgagacgttttttgttaatatgttcaaattgcaggaaaaataaataaatggctCTGTATTGTGAAGATtgctttaaaaaatataatagtactagtaagagtatccacatccgtgctcttagctaagagcatggAAGTGGGTCCGAACCTACTTTTACtacttgtccttagctaagagcactaACGCctacatccgtgctcttaacTAAGAACAAgttcaagggtcccaccattctattattcaatttaaataaaaatattttcacaatattaaaatacattaaaaatacccggaatactattacaaattacaaaataattaaaaattacataattaaaatcctaaaaattaaaaattacatgattaaaatcctaaaaattaaaaattatgtaattaaaatccataaaatttcataatgaaaaagtatgaatgatatataatttgatgtgaaaagtggatgatgaatgtgtgtatttatagatgattttgggattaaaaaaaataaaaaaatctaaaaaaacgtccataaacggctctattttttggaaatccaaaaatatatattttttaatttttggtattatttcgaattatttcttttttttttttaaaaaaaaaagaaaaatcaattttggCAACGGCtaagccgttggccaatcacaTGGTGCCACGtagggctgctcagcggcacgaacatgctcttatttaagagcagcgccgtaccgctggcacggacggacgacgTACATTGGCGGACGAGCTTGTCCTTGTCAACTACAAGGACGGACGGAAGGCGTTCCACAAACCGCTGCGGATGAGTAGTAGTTAAGATATAAAGATGTGTAAATAGTTAGGGTGTGTAGATAGTTAATTGTGAAAAAGAGtatgttatatttttggcAATACCAGTGActgttattttcttaattaaagtatttagaaaatattaggacaataaaattagtgttttggaaaatataataatgaaatcTGAACATGAAAATAGAAGTAagcaaaacaaacaaatcaagTAGTTAAGATTTTCCTAAACCTTTTTCAGCAaagataagtttttttttctaaaatattcatGCAATTACACTAAATTTAGAAGTTGAGCTGTATAATTTCGTTCCAGccttattttttgcaaaaatattttcacatttctGGGTAATCTTCAAATTCCCTGTGTCATGAGTGACAAATCAAGATTCATGAGATTCTGTCTGAAAATTCAAGAACTACTCATATTTCCTCTTATGCTAATTATAACAATTCCCCAACTGTTATTAATTCTTCTTGaattaaaaacacaaatttgtTGTGCACAGAATAGCTTGGATCGATCTGCGGTGCCATGGCGGAGGAAGACGATAACTACACGAAAGATGGCACGGTCGACTACAAGGGTAGGCCGGCTAACCGGAAGAAAACGGGAAAATGGAGGGCCTGCCCCTTTATAGTTGGTAAGTTAGAGATGGAGattgatattttgaaaatagatTCTTCTTGATTATATAGCATTTATGAGAGAGAGAACTTGTTTGATAATCTTTCTTGATTGATTCTTCTTGATTAGCATtcatgagagagagatgatgattttgttgaaacTCTCCCTTCGTTCTACTTGGTTTGCATGATAGAACTTGTttgataattttgttataatctcccttgatttttaattctttatgtGCCAATGAATATAAATTCAGCTAGACTCGAATTTGAGACTTTTGGCCTCAGACACTCCCTTGATTTTTCCACTCTACCGCTTGGCCAATTTGTTGGGAGAGAGAGGTGTGacaat
The genomic region above belongs to Salvia hispanica cultivar TCC Black 2014 chromosome 3, UniMelb_Shisp_WGS_1.0, whole genome shotgun sequence and contains:
- the LOC125211090 gene encoding uncharacterized protein LOC125211090, giving the protein MALLPSKGVVISIPSLVLSAAAFAILLFFLLSTGSPPSAPCSCSAPTVDYSSKIGGERVSTSAEDIDWLKSRVEANGLHMQQNILRKGINPRTRQQQLQDLLNFKGISHYEGEDANNHTALPCPGELLVEEHHSNYGEPWAGGRDVFEFLADSTRLTPNSRVLEIGCGTLRVGLHFIRYLVPEHFHCLERDELSLMAALRYELPSQGLLYKRPLIVRGEDMDFSKFGSDTVYDLIYASAVFLHIPDKLVWTGLERLVGRLKPLEGRIFVSHNVKFCSRLGGEECTKRLTDLGLEYKGKHTHDSLLFNHYEVWFEFRRFKA